From the genome of Pectobacterium atrosepticum:
CGCGGGGGCAATCAGATGCGCCTTATGCTGGTCTGGCAGGGAAACTGCCGTCAATCTCAACCGATGGAAAGTATGAATTTTTCTCGTACTGATACCCTGATGGATGGCGTGTGCAGCACTGTTGTCAAGATGGTTTTGGTATTTATCCAGCAACGTGGATAGTGTCGTGTGGCGTGTCATTTGGAAAGTCTCCAACATGCTGAATAACAGACAGACGATATTCTCCGGAGGATCGGACGGCTGCCTGTTATTCAGGGAATAATTAATTAAGGGGGGTGAACTGAAAGGCGTCGTTTCTGGCTGGAATGATGGGATACGAGCAGCGGCCCTGAATTAACTATTCCGATGACCTTCTTCTTCAGGTACATAGCCATTATCTTCAACGACTACACTGTAGATTCCGTCTTTACACGCCGGGCAGAGTTTCTTTCCTGTATAGCGGTTTTGGCACAACACGCAATACCAGGTGTTCGGTTCAGGAGGAACGTAGCTGGCACGGATCTTCTCCCGCAGTTTTTTAATCCTCTCTTCTTCTTTCTCTTCGGGGTCCCGGTAGGCACATGCCTTCAGTTTTCTTGAATCTATACTGAACCGATCATGCTCAAACCAGGCTTCTTGATATTGAGAGCCGTTATGCAGAGTTAACGTACAGCCACAGGATGCACACGTCCAGTGACCCAGGGGCAGGCGGCTAGCCTCAGTTGCATTAACAAAACGATTTTTGGCGTTGTTAGCCAGATAGCATTTTAGAAAGCGCATAAATTGATTCCATTCCTGACGATAACGAGCTTAGTGGAAGCGATTGTCCCAACGCTGTTGGCAGGAAAATGAGTCATGTTTAGAACGTGTGGCTATTGGCGAGACTGATCGATACGTTGCTGTAACCAGGTTTCGACTTCACTTTGCAGCCAGCGGGAACTGCGGCCCAGCTTAATCGGCCTCGGAAACTCACCCAGTTGAATCAGCTTGTAAAACCATTTGTCGGTTAATCCGGTCAACTGGGTGATGAAGATCATATCGACGAACTGGTCGTTAAGAAGGCGGTAATCAGCAGCGGTACTCATCGTTTTTCTCCTTGAATAAATGGGAGAAGGAGCCGGAAAATGGAAATTGGCGAACTCCTTCAAACGATTCGTCAGTGGAGTAATTTTTTACAAATGGGTGCGGCGTCTGTTTCTGTTACGTCCCCCACTTTTACATCGGGAAGGAATATCGCTGCACTGAAAAATAATCTTGTCTGTCTTCTGATTCTTTTTACTGAGATAACTCAGAATATACAGCATGTCGTCTCGACCGGTATTGTTGTCCCAGGAGGTAACACGCTCCCCCCGTACTTCATAATATTCCTTGGGGTTACACCAATGTGTATAACCCGCATCATCGGTAATATCATCCCAGAGTTCAGCTACAGAAAGAAACGTATTCCATGTCTTACGGTGTTTTTGGCCGTTAAGATAAAATGCAGCATGAATATGAAAACCATGAAGTTCGGTATATTCCAGTACCCACACGTACCCTACAAGTCCTCTTATACTCACGCTTTGTTGGAGTAACTTAACCATGTCCCCTACAATGGTATTTTTATCTGAGTGTTTAAATTCGTAACTCGTTTTAATATATGCAAAGTCTACGCGCAGCATCAGTAACTTTGAGTAACGCAGGAACAACATCTCCTGATGTGCTCTAAGTTTTTGGTTCAGATGCATGTCATGCTGATAGTTTGGATTGATGCTTTTACACTGACGTTTTTTCATGATGTCTATTCCGGTGAATTTATCTCATGATAATTATTCAGTGCGTTAATTTTTAATAATGCATGGAGTATGCCTGACGGGTTTTTTATAGCCATACATCCGGGGTTGAATGTTTTTAATAATGCGTCTATTCACTAAGCGAATGATGCTATTATTTATCTATCCGTGATGACTGGATTTATTAAATAATACTTTATTCCTTAATGAACCACATCAGCGACGAATCCCCCTCATGTCATATAGCCGGTTTATATAAATGCTTGTACAAATCAATCAAATAGTACTAAATTAGCACATGCCATAAGTTTATTTAAAATCTATAACCATTTGATTTTATAGTTTTTACTTTAAATAAAATTGTATGATATCTGCCATGAATCACACATAAATAACCTAAAAAACACTACTGTATGTATCAGTAATTCGCAAGAAAACATGCCTTTTCCATGCTTTTAGATGACCTGATTTTAGTATCATGAATCACAGTTTTTTGATGATGTTTGTAGTAGTGTCATTAAAAAATGAAGACACCAGCAATGGAGGGTAGGAGATGGTTAGGTATATTGAAGTTAAGTCCATTAGGGAGGGGGTTTATCTTCTCTGGCGGATGGGACATTCTGAAGATGCAAGACGATTTTCATTCGGCACACAGAAAAACGTACAGTTGATTAATGAGAAGATTAACAAGATTATTGATGCTGAGGTGCGGGAGAGTAACGGAGCCACGCGCATTACAAAGCATGTACTCTGGTATAGCACAATTTACTGTGACCATAGCGTCGATGAATCACAACTGGTATGGCTTAAGCAAGATCAGTATGGCTGTATATATTTTTGGTTACGGTTAATAAAAGAATATGTGGATTTCTACCCTAGAGATGCGGATGATATATACCCAAAATATTATTTTCGTCGAAAAAGGCATCTCTGGCTTATAGGTGAGTATTTGCCTTCGGCGATACCTGACACACCTGAACAATGTTATCTAGCTACCTTGTCTATTCTCGATATATTACTGACCCAGACAAGCAAAAATGACTCAATTACGTCTGAAATAAAAAATGATTACTTAAATAACAAAAAAATGTTCAGAAAGGATTTCTCATGGATGGTCGATGCAGGAAAAGAAAATATTGAATGGATAATGGAGCAATTTTTTTCGGAACGTCGCATATTTAGGGGTTTCAGAGATGTCAACATCATTCCTGAGATGCAGGGTTTTGCCATTCCTGCAATATATTATCTCTGGAATGAAGAACCGGCAGAAAAACAACTTTTTCTAAATACGTTGCGAAAACGCTATGCAAATATGAAGCATCGTAAGAAAGTTGCAACCAAAGCACCGGTCAATATTCGTATTTCTGACAGTTCTAAAAAGACGCTGGTAAAACTTGAGAAATATCTTAACCGTAACAGGGCTGATGTGA
Proteins encoded in this window:
- a CDS encoding inovirus Gp2 family protein encodes the protein MKKRQCKSINPNYQHDMHLNQKLRAHQEMLFLRYSKLLMLRVDFAYIKTSYEFKHSDKNTIVGDMVKLLQQSVSIRGLVGYVWVLEYTELHGFHIHAAFYLNGQKHRKTWNTFLSVAELWDDITDDAGYTHWCNPKEYYEVRGERVTSWDNNTGRDDMLYILSYLSKKNQKTDKIIFQCSDIPSRCKSGGRNRNRRRTHL
- a CDS encoding AlpA family transcriptional regulator, producing the protein MSTAADYRLLNDQFVDMIFITQLTGLTDKWFYKLIQLGEFPRPIKLGRSSRWLQSEVETWLQQRIDQSRQ